A part of Maridesulfovibrio hydrothermalis AM13 = DSM 14728 genomic DNA contains:
- a CDS encoding Hcp family type VI secretion system effector: MALTSYMKITGKTQGQIKGDCTQTGDKKDSMLVYAVEHNVEIPKDTHTGLPTGQRIHKPFEVTKHVDNASPKLAQACCKGEQLTVEIDYYHIDPTGIEKKYYTVKMEEAIIVNLKHYKPITFVEENKAFHDMEEVSFTYSKITWTYADGNIEYTDDWKSS, from the coding sequence ATGGCTTTAACTTCGTACATGAAAATAACAGGAAAGACTCAGGGACAGATTAAAGGCGATTGTACTCAAACTGGCGATAAGAAAGACTCCATGCTTGTCTATGCCGTTGAGCATAATGTTGAAATCCCCAAAGATACCCACACCGGCCTGCCGACAGGGCAGCGTATTCATAAGCCTTTCGAGGTTACCAAGCATGTGGATAATGCTTCTCCGAAGCTGGCTCAGGCTTGCTGTAAAGGCGAGCAGCTGACGGTTGAAATTGACTACTATCATATCGATCCCACTGGTATTGAAAAGAAATACTACACAGTCAAAATGGAAGAGGCGATCATCGTCAACCTCAAACATTATAAACCGATAACTTTTGTGGAAGAAAATAAAGCTTTTCATGACATGGAGGAAGTAAGCTTTACCTATTCCAAAATTACCTGGACCTACGCGGACGGTAATATCGAATACACTGACGACTGGAAATCAAGCTAA
- the tssE gene encoding type VI secretion system baseplate subunit TssE, translating into MNEQRLLERIRYMEQEPDSRDTAEPGQVVKSILDYLRMILNTRQGNAQIAPDFGVPDFTSMIGSTGLDAVRDIEESMTEVILKYEPRLENVKIEFIPEEDMPLSLQFKLQAKLALDDQEVPVVFETVLDPDGRIMVLDS; encoded by the coding sequence TTGAACGAGCAGCGGTTACTTGAGCGCATACGGTATATGGAACAGGAACCGGACAGTCGCGATACGGCTGAACCGGGGCAGGTTGTCAAATCCATACTTGATTACTTGCGCATGATCCTTAATACGCGGCAGGGCAATGCTCAGATTGCCCCTGATTTCGGAGTGCCGGATTTTACTTCTATGATCGGTTCGACCGGCCTTGATGCCGTACGCGATATTGAGGAATCAATGACCGAGGTTATATTGAAGTACGAACCACGGCTGGAAAATGTGAAAATTGAATTTATTCCCGAAGAAGACATGCCCCTGTCTCTCCAGTTCAAGCTTCAAGCTAAGCTTGCACTTGATGATCAGGAGGTTCCTGTTGTCTTTGAAACAGTGCTCGATCCTGATGGACGAATTATGGTTCTGGATAGCTAA
- the tssF gene encoding type VI secretion system baseplate subunit TssF, whose amino-acid sequence MIEKYYQQELAHLRELAVEFSKTHPALAPMLTGPGSDPDVERLLEGSAFMSGMINQKLDDEFPEIVHGLVQLVFPHYLRPIPSTTIIKFIPKPSLMETIKVASGVQLASIPVNDTPCTFSTTFDVDLHPLTITKVDLAQRAGTSGTLTIGLELKGMTLDEWDISKLRFHLTGDAAVASVRYKILFDCIRGLRVSSPGGSVAMLGARNLKAVGFEDEEALLPYPSQSFPGYRILQEYFILPEKFLFFDIDGLDNWKNRGDGKSFEIVLELDRLPSDLIRFNREHLCLFATPAINLFQRDAEPIILDHKRPEYQVRPSGDSGGEYQVYSVDSVVGYIQGTVEERPYKPFQMFNPQAEEMPVYTVHHRRSVVRENTDIFLSVAYSSQGKEPRLETLSMSLTCTNGTAAEKLRYGDISKPTETSPELASFENIRQPTSPVQPPLGNNLLWRLLSHLYINYLSVADVESLRAMVKLYVFTDTRDRGSVVANTKRVEALTGLEVTEDDRLVRGVVMRGREIKMSLTCDGFANSGDMYLFSSVMNRFFSGYASVNCFTRLTVEDTLNKELYQWNAMIGDRPLL is encoded by the coding sequence ATGATCGAAAAGTACTACCAACAAGAACTGGCACACCTGCGTGAGCTGGCTGTCGAGTTTTCAAAGACCCATCCTGCGCTGGCTCCCATGCTTACCGGACCGGGGTCTGATCCTGATGTGGAAAGACTTCTGGAAGGTTCCGCCTTTATGTCCGGTATGATCAACCAGAAGCTCGACGATGAGTTTCCGGAAATTGTTCATGGACTTGTGCAGCTTGTTTTTCCGCATTATCTGCGGCCTATTCCGTCTACAACTATTATTAAATTTATTCCCAAGCCAAGCCTTATGGAGACCATTAAGGTTGCATCCGGTGTTCAGCTTGCCTCCATTCCGGTCAACGATACTCCGTGTACTTTTTCCACTACTTTTGATGTGGATCTTCACCCGTTGACGATTACAAAAGTTGATCTTGCTCAGCGGGCGGGAACCTCCGGAACGCTTACTATCGGTTTAGAACTCAAAGGGATGACGCTGGATGAATGGGATATTTCAAAGCTGCGTTTTCATTTGACTGGTGACGCAGCAGTTGCCTCTGTCCGCTATAAAATCCTTTTTGATTGCATTCGGGGTCTCCGGGTCAGTTCTCCGGGGGGATCAGTGGCAATGCTTGGGGCGCGCAATCTAAAGGCAGTAGGGTTTGAGGATGAAGAGGCTTTATTGCCATATCCTTCGCAATCTTTTCCGGGCTACCGCATTTTGCAGGAGTATTTCATACTTCCTGAGAAGTTCTTATTTTTTGATATTGACGGGCTGGATAACTGGAAAAACAGGGGAGACGGGAAGAGTTTTGAGATAGTTCTGGAACTTGACCGGCTGCCATCGGACCTTATCCGCTTTAACCGGGAGCACCTGTGTCTGTTTGCAACGCCTGCTATCAACCTTTTTCAGCGTGACGCCGAGCCGATAATTCTTGACCATAAACGTCCTGAATATCAGGTCCGTCCCTCCGGGGATTCAGGTGGGGAATATCAGGTTTATTCCGTTGACTCGGTCGTCGGTTATATTCAGGGAACGGTTGAGGAACGGCCTTACAAGCCGTTTCAGATGTTTAATCCGCAGGCTGAAGAAATGCCAGTGTACACTGTACATCATCGCCGCTCGGTTGTCAGAGAGAATACTGATATTTTTCTTTCAGTTGCGTATTCTTCGCAAGGTAAAGAGCCGCGTCTTGAAACCTTGTCTATGTCGCTGACCTGTACCAACGGAACTGCTGCTGAAAAGTTGCGTTACGGTGATATTTCAAAGCCGACTGAAACTTCTCCGGAACTGGCCTCTTTTGAAAATATCCGTCAGCCCACTTCGCCTGTTCAGCCTCCTCTTGGTAACAATCTGCTTTGGCGGCTGTTATCTCATCTGTATATTAATTATCTTTCCGTGGCTGATGTTGAGAGCCTGCGCGCAATGGTCAAGCTTTATGTTTTTACCGATACCCGTGACCGCGGATCAGTGGTGGCTAACACTAAAAGAGTTGAAGCTTTAACGGGGCTGGAAGTGACAGAGGATGACCGTCTGGTGCGCGGAGTGGTTATGCGTGGGCGCGAAATCAAGATGTCCCTTACCTGTGACGGCTTTGCTAACAGCGGTGATATGTATCTTTTCAGTTCGGTGATGAACCGCTTTTTTTCGGGTTATGCTTCGGTTAATTGTTTTACCCGTTTGACCGTGGAAGATACCTTAAACAAGGAGTTGTATCAGTGGAATGCGATGATCGGCGATCGTCCGCTTCTGTAA
- the tssG gene encoding type VI secretion system baseplate subunit TssG — MECDDRRSSASVTGRLLDNPEEYSFFQAIRLLRLHSGACTGKDLETFFRDYLRVRPQLSLGFPATDLTDLEEEALEDGDRYRLETTFMGLYGASSPLPVFYTEELLTEASDDKSVTRDFIDIINNGVYVQFFKAWSRSRLMIKAVDERDSSWLERLNCLLGLGHKENLAVIPEECRRYRHIGLLTQYPRSALGLNTLLKDSLQHNNVRVEQCVLRKVKLPEDQRFSLGVSSNVLGEESLVGEELEDRTSKCAIVIRDLDAARYHQLLPGDGDGEVLDNLVRGYLVEPFKYDLILEMRPGEAKTAVLGGDQWSGLGCDTWIFSGGHLEHAAATFPNEGGHVHSADSTL; from the coding sequence GTGGAATGCGATGATCGGCGATCGTCCGCTTCTGTAACAGGAAGGCTGCTTGATAATCCTGAGGAGTATTCTTTTTTTCAGGCTATCCGTTTGCTGCGCCTGCATTCCGGGGCGTGTACCGGCAAAGATCTGGAAACTTTTTTCCGCGATTATCTTCGGGTGCGTCCGCAGCTTTCACTGGGATTTCCGGCGACAGACTTAACCGATCTGGAAGAGGAGGCTCTTGAGGATGGTGACCGTTACCGTCTGGAAACAACCTTTATGGGATTGTATGGTGCTTCGTCTCCGCTGCCGGTTTTTTATACTGAAGAACTGCTTACTGAAGCATCGGATGACAAATCGGTCACCAGAGATTTTATCGATATCATAAATAATGGTGTCTATGTCCAGTTTTTCAAAGCATGGAGCAGATCACGGCTGATGATCAAGGCCGTTGATGAACGCGACAGCTCATGGCTGGAACGTTTGAACTGCCTGCTTGGTTTGGGGCACAAAGAAAACCTTGCTGTCATACCGGAAGAATGCCGCCGTTATCGCCATATAGGACTTTTGACTCAATATCCAAGGAGTGCGCTGGGGCTTAATACTTTGCTCAAGGATTCGCTTCAGCACAATAATGTGCGGGTGGAGCAATGTGTTTTGCGCAAAGTGAAACTTCCGGAGGATCAACGTTTTTCACTTGGTGTGAGTTCCAATGTGCTGGGAGAGGAGTCTCTGGTCGGGGAAGAGCTTGAAGACCGCACTAGTAAATGTGCCATTGTCATTCGCGATCTGGATGCTGCGAGGTATCACCAGTTATTACCCGGAGATGGTGACGGTGAAGTTCTGGATAATCTTGTGCGCGGTTACCTGGTGGAACCTTTTAAATATGATCTCATCCTTGAAATGCGGCCCGGCGAAGCTAAGACGGCTGTTCTCGGTGGCGATCAGTGGTCCGGTCTGGGATGCGATACGTGGATTTTTTCCGGCGGTCATCTCGAACATGCTGCGGCTACTTTCCCCAATGAAGGGGGACATGTTCATTCTGCCGATTCAACGCTGTAA
- the tssH gene encoding type VI secretion system ATPase TssH, giving the protein MISVDIKNLLSKLNTYSTNALHNAAGLCVSLTHYEVSVEHYFLKCLEDVNSDLPIIMHQYGVETSRLTASLSDVLEDFKSGNSGKPVFSPMLIELFEDAWLISSVELGDTRIRSGAVLLAFLSKPNFYASGAYSSLLSEVSRDSLIKEFWSITKSSVEYKLPAAERGGSGPAGAAKGDGGFLERFCVDFTAKAKEGGIDPVFGRDAEMRQMVDILARRRKNNPILVGEPGVGKTAVIEGLALRITEGDVPEILSGVSLIGLDMGLLEAGAGMKGEFENRLKGVIDEIKSSEKPIILFIDEAHTLVGAGGSTGGSDAANLLKPALARGELKTCAATTWTEYKKYFEKDPALARRFQLVKLDEPSVETSTIILRGLRDSYEKSHKVIIRDDACVSAAVFSDRYIAGRFLPDKAIDLLDTTCARVKVNLSAKPAQLEDCERTVQALEREKKAVDRDRLNGVAVDESRYREVDEMIASKTKEADQIRERWLKEKDAAHAVLDARQQVQAAGDDKAEVKKLKKELAKADKALARLQVDEALVQIEVSPDLVGRVVSDWTGIPVGKMARDEAKTVVDLDIRLQQRVKGQDQGLAAIAEVIRASKAGIKNPDQPIGVFLIVGPSGVGKTETGLSLADLLFGDERSVVTVNMSEFQEKHTVSRLIGSPPGYVGYGEGGMLTEAVRRQPYSVVLLDEVEKAHLDVMNTFYQVFDKGILTDGEGKDINFKNTIIILTSNLATDVIQEMTGGEDEMPLEAVTSAVRPILSQHFKPALLARMNVVPYVSLNPEAMKLITRLKLGKLEKMLFNNNKMKLSYDEAVVDQIAARCTEVETGARNIEYILNGNVLPQMSKEILGHMTEGGMPSAVHLSVAEDGSFSMEFSRD; this is encoded by the coding sequence ATGATAAGTGTCGATATAAAAAATCTGCTTTCCAAACTCAATACTTACAGCACCAATGCTTTGCATAATGCCGCGGGGCTTTGTGTATCGCTTACTCATTACGAAGTGTCGGTGGAGCACTATTTTCTGAAATGTCTGGAGGATGTTAATAGCGATCTGCCTATTATCATGCATCAGTACGGCGTTGAAACCTCCCGTCTCACAGCGTCACTTTCTGATGTGCTGGAAGATTTTAAGTCCGGTAATTCCGGTAAACCTGTTTTTTCGCCCATGCTTATCGAACTTTTTGAAGATGCATGGCTTATCTCTTCCGTTGAACTGGGGGATACCCGCATCCGCTCCGGAGCAGTGCTGCTGGCCTTTTTATCTAAGCCTAATTTCTATGCTTCCGGGGCATATTCTAGTCTGCTTTCTGAAGTCAGTCGCGATTCTTTGATTAAAGAATTCTGGAGTATTACTAAATCATCTGTGGAATACAAACTTCCCGCTGCCGAGCGTGGCGGAAGCGGGCCGGCAGGAGCAGCAAAAGGTGATGGAGGATTCCTTGAACGCTTTTGTGTTGATTTCACTGCCAAGGCGAAAGAAGGCGGGATTGACCCTGTTTTCGGCCGTGATGCTGAAATGCGTCAGATGGTGGATATTCTGGCTCGCCGCCGTAAGAATAATCCGATCCTTGTAGGTGAACCCGGTGTAGGCAAGACAGCTGTAATTGAGGGACTGGCTCTGCGTATCACTGAAGGAGATGTTCCTGAAATTCTCAGCGGCGTATCGCTTATCGGCTTGGACATGGGCCTGCTTGAAGCAGGGGCCGGTATGAAAGGTGAGTTTGAGAACCGTCTTAAAGGCGTAATTGATGAGATCAAGTCCAGTGAAAAGCCGATCATTTTGTTTATCGATGAAGCTCACACCTTAGTGGGGGCGGGCGGTTCAACAGGGGGATCTGATGCGGCTAATCTGCTCAAGCCAGCCCTTGCACGCGGGGAGCTTAAAACCTGCGCGGCAACGACATGGACTGAATATAAAAAGTATTTTGAGAAAGATCCTGCCTTGGCCCGCCGTTTTCAGCTGGTAAAGCTTGATGAACCGTCAGTTGAGACTTCGACCATTATATTACGCGGTCTGCGTGACAGCTATGAAAAATCGCATAAGGTTATTATTCGTGATGATGCTTGTGTTTCAGCCGCTGTTTTTTCTGATCGTTATATCGCAGGACGTTTTCTGCCTGATAAGGCGATTGATTTGCTGGATACAACTTGCGCCCGTGTCAAAGTTAACCTTTCTGCCAAGCCGGCGCAGCTTGAAGATTGCGAACGTACTGTGCAGGCCCTTGAGCGCGAGAAAAAGGCTGTGGACCGTGACCGGTTAAACGGCGTTGCGGTTGATGAATCCCGCTACAGGGAAGTGGATGAAATGATTGCTTCCAAAACTAAAGAAGCGGATCAGATCCGTGAACGCTGGCTTAAGGAGAAAGACGCGGCTCACGCTGTGCTTGATGCACGGCAGCAGGTTCAGGCCGCCGGGGATGATAAGGCAGAAGTTAAGAAACTCAAAAAAGAGCTGGCTAAAGCTGACAAAGCCCTTGCAAGACTGCAAGTTGATGAAGCTCTGGTGCAGATTGAGGTTTCCCCTGATCTGGTGGGGCGGGTTGTTTCGGACTGGACTGGAATTCCGGTGGGTAAAATGGCTCGTGATGAGGCTAAAACAGTGGTCGACCTTGATATCCGCCTTCAGCAGCGAGTCAAGGGTCAGGATCAGGGGCTTGCTGCCATTGCCGAAGTTATTCGCGCTTCAAAGGCCGGAATTAAGAATCCTGATCAGCCTATCGGCGTATTTTTGATAGTCGGGCCGTCAGGTGTCGGTAAAACTGAAACTGGCTTATCGCTTGCGGATCTGCTTTTCGGTGATGAACGGTCGGTGGTGACTGTCAACATGAGTGAATTTCAGGAAAAGCATACGGTCTCCCGGCTTATAGGTTCTCCTCCGGGCTATGTCGGCTATGGAGAAGGCGGCATGCTTACCGAAGCTGTGCGTCGTCAGCCCTACAGCGTTGTGCTGCTTGACGAAGTGGAAAAGGCCCATCTGGATGTTATGAACACTTTTTATCAGGTTTTTGACAAAGGTATTCTCACCGATGGTGAAGGCAAGGATATCAATTTCAAAAACACCATAATTATCCTGACTTCCAATCTGGCGACCGATGTCATTCAGGAAATGACCGGAGGCGAAGATGAAATGCCCCTTGAGGCTGTAACTTCGGCAGTCAGGCCTATACTTTCCCAGCATTTCAAGCCGGCTCTTCTGGCTCGTATGAATGTGGTTCCGTATGTCTCGCTTAATCCGGAAGCCATGAAACTGATCACCCGGCTCAAGCTCGGCAAACTTGAGAAGATGTTGTTTAATAATAACAAGATGAAACTTAGCTATGACGAAGCTGTTGTTGATCAGATCGCGGCCCGTTGCACCGAAGTTGAAACCGGTGCTCGAAATATTGAATATATCCTGAACGGTAATGTTCTGCCGCAGATGTCCAAAGAGATTCTTGGACATATGACCGAAGGCGGCATGCCTTCAGCCGTGCATCTCAGTGTGGCTGAAGACGGTTCATTCTCCATGGAATTTTCCAGAGATTAG
- a CDS encoding type VI secretion system Vgr family protein, translating to MADNSKPKFTFESNAVDKNTFSVVNFKGTEGLSTIYRFSIMLISEKGDLDLNSILQNPAELTIKRDDGDIPFKGMLSSFEQLHQAAGVVFYRAELVPKLWWTTLTHCNQIFLNENAQSFLGEVLKKGGLKEGLNFDFKLQGSYPSWEYVCQYDESHFNFVSRWMERYGMYYFFEQTDQGEKMVITDTHISHSPMTEGTSLSYSPPSNLDHTKREEIIKNFMLKQQPLPKKVMLKDYNYQKPSLEMKSEAMVSEHGMGEIYIYGEHFKTPGEGDKLAQIRAQEFLCREKVFHGVSTVPYVRTGYIFELKDHYRQDFNQRYLTTEVVHEGSQEAYLVSGLGLHLADNEDRLYYRNTFTCIPAQVQFRPERKAVKPKFSGSMNAKIDAAGSGQYAELDGQGRYKVILPFDESGRHEGKATTWLRMAQPYGGSDHGMHFPLHKGTEVLLTCIDGDPDRPIIQAAAPNPETPSLVKDTNQTKCLITTGGLNLFHIQDEKGSEGMRLHTPHSNTSIRLGAVSNDSDSGTTTGSDGAEEEESDGIKFATEKDIKISGANIGTWVKGNEFKIITGGSQEIVVGNDTKVFIGGKEDFVVGGELGVKIGPSKEFATHKSELEIEVRKLKGQANSLEGEHNRLVGEVSELAEAKEQLIMAHTTLREDHNTLSAEHNSLKGTTAQLAGESSKLAGQVDTVWGEMNTVAGCLTNLCGEVTELAGEDNKIVGVMAKSIGETTKLVGTSSTVTAETSKISGEMNNIAGLINNI from the coding sequence ATGGCAGATAACTCTAAGCCGAAATTTACGTTTGAATCCAACGCAGTAGACAAAAACACGTTCAGTGTAGTCAATTTTAAAGGGACTGAAGGACTTTCGACCATTTACCGGTTCAGCATTATGCTGATTTCCGAGAAAGGGGATCTGGATTTGAATTCCATCCTTCAGAATCCGGCAGAACTTACAATCAAACGTGACGATGGTGATATTCCGTTTAAAGGTATGCTCAGTTCTTTTGAGCAGTTGCATCAGGCCGCAGGGGTGGTTTTTTACCGCGCTGAACTGGTCCCCAAATTATGGTGGACTACGCTTACCCATTGCAATCAAATCTTTCTAAATGAAAATGCCCAAAGTTTTCTGGGAGAAGTCCTCAAGAAAGGCGGATTAAAAGAGGGCCTTAATTTCGATTTTAAGCTTCAGGGGTCTTATCCCTCATGGGAATATGTCTGCCAGTATGATGAATCGCATTTTAATTTTGTTTCCCGCTGGATGGAACGGTATGGGATGTATTACTTTTTTGAGCAGACTGATCAGGGCGAAAAAATGGTGATTACTGATACTCATATCTCACATTCGCCTATGACCGAAGGTACTTCTCTAAGCTATTCTCCGCCCAGTAATCTGGACCATACCAAGCGTGAGGAAATAATTAAAAACTTTATGCTCAAGCAGCAGCCTTTGCCCAAAAAGGTTATGCTGAAAGATTATAATTATCAAAAACCGAGCCTTGAAATGAAGTCCGAGGCAATGGTTTCTGAGCATGGAATGGGCGAAATCTATATCTACGGAGAGCATTTTAAGACTCCCGGAGAGGGGGATAAGCTGGCTCAGATCAGGGCGCAGGAATTTCTTTGCCGTGAAAAAGTTTTTCATGGAGTGTCTACTGTTCCATACGTCCGTACCGGATATATTTTTGAACTCAAAGATCACTATCGGCAGGATTTCAATCAGCGCTATTTAACAACTGAAGTTGTGCATGAAGGAAGTCAGGAGGCTTATCTCGTTTCCGGTCTGGGGCTTCATTTAGCTGATAATGAAGACCGCTTATACTATCGAAACACATTTACGTGCATCCCTGCTCAGGTTCAGTTCAGGCCGGAGCGTAAGGCCGTGAAGCCTAAGTTTTCCGGTTCGATGAATGCAAAGATTGATGCTGCCGGCAGCGGTCAATATGCCGAGCTGGACGGTCAGGGACGTTACAAAGTTATTTTGCCTTTTGATGAATCAGGCAGGCATGAGGGCAAGGCTACTACATGGCTGCGTATGGCCCAGCCGTATGGTGGTTCAGATCACGGCATGCATTTCCCTTTGCATAAAGGAACCGAAGTCTTACTGACCTGCATTGACGGAGATCCCGACAGACCGATTATTCAGGCCGCGGCCCCCAACCCTGAAACCCCCAGTCTGGTGAAGGATACCAACCAGACTAAGTGCTTGATAACTACCGGCGGGTTGAACCTTTTTCATATACAGGATGAGAAAGGCAGTGAAGGGATGCGGCTGCATACGCCCCATTCCAACACTTCTATACGCCTTGGGGCTGTATCAAATGACAGCGATTCGGGAACAACCACCGGTTCCGACGGGGCAGAGGAAGAAGAGTCCGATGGTATCAAGTTTGCCACGGAGAAAGATATTAAGATCAGCGGCGCGAATATTGGAACATGGGTAAAGGGCAATGAGTTTAAAATTATCACAGGCGGGTCACAGGAAATTGTAGTCGGAAATGACACCAAGGTTTTTATTGGCGGTAAGGAAGATTTTGTTGTGGGAGGTGAACTGGGAGTTAAAATAGGGCCTTCCAAAGAATTTGCAACTCATAAAAGTGAGTTGGAAATAGAAGTCAGAAAGCTTAAAGGACAGGCTAATTCTCTCGAAGGGGAGCATAACAGGCTTGTCGGTGAAGTTTCGGAGCTGGCAGAAGCTAAAGAGCAGTTGATCATGGCTCATACTACTTTGCGCGAAGATCATAATACATTGTCTGCTGAACATAATTCTTTGAAAGGCACAACTGCTCAGCTTGCAGGAGAATCGAGTAAGCTTGCCGGACAGGTTGATACGGTCTGGGGTGAAATGAACACGGTAGCAGGGTGTTTAACAAATCTTTGTGGTGAAGTGACTGAGCTTGCCGGAGAGGATAATAAGATTGTTGGAGTTATGGCCAAAAGCATCGGAGAAACTACCAAGCTTGTTGGAACCTCTTCAACCGTTACCGCAGAAACCAGCAAAATCTCAGGTGAAATGAATAATATTGCAGGTTTGATCAACAACATCTAA